From a single Leishmania donovani BPK282A1 complete genome, chromosome 17 genomic region:
- a CDS encoding L-gulonolactone oxidase, putative — MSAQSAASRWTNLAGIGSCHPTHHHYPTSTEEVQDAVELVRSQNGKCRVAGAGKSPNTATFTNEHLIHMERMNRILSIDTVAHTITCEAGAVMEEVMRSVDKVGLMVRCVPSYVRTTVGGCIATATHSSGSQCHCLSDYVRGLKIVDGCAQIRTLVAGKDDAELRLAACHLGVIGIVTEVTLEVQPRVQWKLVSQPLPMKDATNAALVAEKVRSTEYYRWWWVPHTDGCYESYGRVESTTDISALPPLPDALTARDDAPVQPSPAALQEASSASDSSASLIVKSALKSIATDFVRHQVVEWSLWAACLYPAIQPYVNKAYQRVFFSAPQVQRGSALECFTFDCLFKQWANEWAIDASRAVEAFNRLRDMIDREGMLLHFPVEFRFTAPDVSDMSPAVGRPTCWIGVVMYRPYGQEARDTRRCYDGFCHVMEEMGGRPHWAKYYDWGHREITAAYGDHWERFLALRRRMDPDDIFVNRWFRNLMSSDRVNSTACTP; from the coding sequence ATGTCTGCTCAGTCCGCGGCCAGTCGGTGGACTAACCTCGCTGGCATCGGCTCCTGCCACCCGACGCACCATCATTACCCCACGAGTACCGAAGAAGTGCAGGACGCTGTCGAGCTGGTGCGTTCGCAGAACGGCAAGTGCCGCGTCGCGGGAGCCGGCAAGAGCCCGAACACAGCCACCTTCACGAATGAGCACCTGATCCACATGGAGCGCATGAACCGCATCTTGTCCATTGACACCGTCGCGCACACCATCACGTGTGAGGCGGGGGCGGTtatggaggaggtgatgagGTCGGTCGACAAGGTGGGTCTCATGGTGCGCTGCGTGCCATCCTACGTCCGGACTACTGTCGGCGGCTGCATCGCCACGGctacgcacagcagcggcagccaaTGCCATTGTCTCTCGGACTATGTGCGAGGGTTGAAGATCGTGGACGGCTGCGCCCAGATTCGCACGCTGGTCGCAGGCAAGGACGatgcggagctgcggctggccGCCTGCCACCTCGGCGTGATTGGCATTGTCACGGAGGTCACGCTGGAGGTGCAGCCGCGGGTTCAGTGGAAGTTGGTAAGTCAGCCGTTGCCCATGAAGGATGCGACGAACGCTGCGCTGGTTGCGGAGAAGGTGAGGTCGACCGAGTACtaccggtggtggtgggtgccACACACGGACGGCTGCTACGAGTCCTACGGCAGAGTCGAGAGCACGACGGACATATCCGCGCTGCCCCCGCTTCCCGACGCGCTCACTGCGCGGGATGACGCGCCTGTGCAGCCGTCGCCTGCTGCTTTGCAGGAAgcaagcagcgccagcgacagcagcgcctctctAATCGTGAAGAGTGCCCTCAAGAGTATTGCGACGGACTTTGTGCGGCATCAGGTGGTTGAGTGGAGCCTGTGGGCGGCGTGCCTGTACCCGGCTATTCAGCCGTACGTGAACAAGGCGTATCAGCGGGTCTTCTTCTCGGCTCCCCAGGTGCAGCGCGGGTCGGCGCTCGAGTGCTTCACCTTCGACTGCCTCTTCAAGCAGTGGGCCAACGAGTGGGCTATCGATGCCTCGCGGGCCGTTGAGGCGTTTAACCGACTGCGGGACATGATCGACCGTGAGGGCATGCTCCTGCACTTCCCCGTCGAGTTCCGCTTCACGGCGCCAGATGTGTCGGACATGTCCCCCGCCGTGGGGCGGCCAACATGCTGGATTGGTGTGGTCATGTACCGTCCCTACGGGCAGGAAGCGCGCGACACGCGCCGTTGCTACGACGGCTTCTGCCACGTGATGGAGGAGATGGGTGGCCGTCCACACTGGGCCAAGTACTACGACTGGGGACATCGCGAGATAACGGCGGCCTACGGCGACCACTGGGAGCGCTTcctggcgctgcgtcgcaggATGGACCCCGACGACATCTTTGTAAACCGTTGGTTCCGCAACCTTATGTCGTCCGACCGCGTGAACAGCACCGCGTGCACGCCGTAG
- a CDS encoding translation initiation factor, putative: MTDVNFGRHIIIDGLPNNVTPDKRDLFQRHFSRRIGELLGGEKFSLHLLTDPETALLSGAILSCVTEAQAEAALAKLNRFPFTKSAVLTTYRWSSLEEARKDDGPYVPPPMANDDDEEEAELVHNMAEDPDARPQFLIKSGVSFDCDWYWFNWEKNEPDLYRRRKISKDDPLCRWSEVDRDNKKLSSGMVCSALPVSRPLPVWSTYGSMVISQHEKGLRVWAGRSMRLHFEITMDINAFMVSPCEKYIIVQTPKDISIINLRTAKKIRTIGNLDLHSDDLWPIMRFSADDSLVVVCKTGYRPMDSTEVPEGHLNIYVSETMKLLKGRGSSGHSFAIPGLYKAEWNPVVGTQMAYVCELGPNQGWKAVVADMVVNEDGEVEQRVLNERNFLVATRLDMLWHPAGTFLCVRVASKGPTEYFLFHVAERNVPITRLSIKRGYIPTRFAWQTGGDKFAVLLKRDGVGAGLGETGVLQIFMIGKQGPKVLHEVATSATHLFWAPRGGRLAAANFDKSLLHFFVLHDNNTITDKNKLSGISATNCEWDPTGRYFAVWVSSIHEQTLAPQYRIFDYTGNELFKKAIKPLSHFAWRPLPPTLLTQSDVKKARDMIKTLVRDYEATEMAHKAEEQERIDKERKSKEEDYIKRMKMAARYAEEKGMVQTREEQRANSKWVRYNNNRLKALPDEEHMVHEDVTEYHLVSRRQVGTGVAKK, from the coding sequence atgacggaCGTCAACTTCGGTCGGCACATTATTATCGATGGGCTCCCTAACAATGTCACTCCCGATAAGCGCGACCTCTTCCAGCGCCACTTCTCGCGGCGCATCGGGGAGCTGCTCGGCGGTGAGAAGTTCAGCCTGCATCTCCTGACGGATCCGGAGACAGCGCTCCTATCGGGTGCAATCCTCAGCTGTGTGACAGAGGCtcaggcggaggcggcgctggcgaagctgaATCGCTTCCCCTTCACCAAGTCTGCCGTGCTCACGACGTACCGCTGGAGCTCactcgaggaggcgcgcaagGACGATGGCCCGTACGTGCCGCCGCCTATGGCGaacgacgatgacgaggaggaggcggagctggtgcaCAATATGGCTGAGGACCCGGATGCGCGTCCGCAGTTTTTGATCAAGTCTGGCGTATCCTTCGACTGCGACTGGTATTGGTTCAACTGGGAGAAGAATGAGCCGGATCTgtaccgccgccgcaagATCAGCAAGGACGACCCGCTCTGTCGCTGGTCCGAGGTGGACCGGGACAACAAGAAACTGAGCTCCGGCATGGTGTGCAGTGCACTGCCGGTGTCAcgcccgctgccggtgtGGTCTACGTACGGCTCCATGGTGATCTCGCAGCACGAAAAGggcctgcgcgtgtgggcCGGCCGCAGCATGCGCCTCCACTTCGAGATCACGATGGACATCAACGCCTTTATGGTGTCTCCGTGCGAGAAGTACATCATTGTTCAGACGCCGAAGGACATCAGCATCATCAACCTGCGCACTGCAAAGAAGATCCGCACCATCGGAAACCTTGACCTGCACAGCGATGATCTCTGGCCTATCATGCGTTTCAGTGCTGATGATTccctggtggtggtgtgcaaGACGGGCTACCGCCCCATGGACTCGACCGAGGTGCCGGAAGGCCACCTGAACATCTACGTCTCCGAGACGATGAAGCTGCTCAAgggccgcggcagctccggCCATAGCTTCGCCATCCCTGGCCTGTACAAGGCGGAGTGGAACCCGGTGGTGGGCACGCAGATGGCGTACGTCTGCGAGCTTGGCCCGAACCAAGGCTGGAAGGCTGTTGTGGCTGACATGGTGGTGaacgaggacggcgaggtggagcagcgcgTGCTGAACGAGCGCAACTTTCTGGTGGCAACGCGACTGGACATGCTGTGGCACCCGGCAGGTACCTTTCTGTGCGTGAGGGTGGCGTCGAAGGGGCCGACGGAGTACTTCCTTTTCCACGTCGCGGAGCGCAACGTGCCCATCACTCGCCTCTCCATCAAGCGTGGCTACATCCCGACCCGCTTCGCGTGGCAGACCGGCGGTGACAAGTTTGCCGTACTCCTGAAGCGCgatggcgtcggcgccggcctTGGCGAGACCGGCGTGCTGCAGATCTTCATGATCGGCAAGCAAGGCCCCAAGGTGCTGCACGAGGTGGCCACATCGGCGACGCATCTGTTCTGGGCCCCCCGCGGCGGGCGACTGGCGGCTGCCAACTTCGACAAGTCATTGCTGCACTTCTTCGTGCTGCACGACAACAACACCATCACGGACAAGAACAAGTTGAGCGGCATCAGCGCGACGAACTGTGAGTGGGACCCGACTGGCCGCTACTTCGCCGTGTGGGTGTCGTCGATTCACGAGCAGACGCTCGCCCCACAGTACCGCATCTTCGACTACACCGGCAACGAGCTATTCAAGAAGGCCATCAAGCCCCTCTCGCACTTCGCCTggcgcccgctgccgcccactCTGCTCACGCAGAGCGACgtgaagaaggcgcgcgaCATGATAAAGACCCTCGTGCGCGACTACGAGGCTACCGAGATGGCGCATAAGGctgaggagcaggagcgcaTCGATAAGGAGCGCAagtcgaaggaggaggactACATCAAGCGCATGAAGATGGCTGCCCGCTATGCTGAGGAGAAGGGCATGGTGCAGACGCGtgaggagcagcgcgctAACTCGAAGTGGGTTCGCTACAATAACAACCGCCTAAAGGCACTGCCGGACGAGGAGCACATGGTTCACGAGGACGTCACGGAGTACCACCTCGTGTCGCGTCGCCAGGTCGGCACGGGTGTGGCGAAGAAGTAA